GGCCAGTCCGCAGGCTGCCTGGGGATTACGCATCTCCGTCATGGACCCTCCAAAAACAGACGCATAAAGAACTCCTAAAAGTGCTGCACCGGCCACTCCGCCGATTGCCCCTTCTATGGACTTCTTTGGGCTGAGTACAGGAGCCAGCCTGTGCTTCCCAATAAGCATTCCCACGCAATAAGCACAGGTATCACATCCCCATGAGCTTAAAAATACCAGCCACACCAGATATTTCCCGTCTGCCATGGTCCGGACCTGATAAAGATAGGACAGCATGACAGCAACATAAAAAACTCCAAAAAAGGCCACAGTCACCTCTTCCATCTGATACTTTGGAAAGGCAAATACATAAATACTCATAAGGATCATCAAAAATGCAATGGACATGAGCATCATAAACTGCTCTCCGCGAAACCACAGCAGCCCATAATAGGACAAGGTCGTTAAATATCCCATAAATCCCAGTGGGTTTTTCTGTATTTTCATCACACGATACAACTCAAACAAACCAATCATGGAAATGAAAATGGTTGTGGCAAAAAGCAAGACTCCCCCGCTTCCAACTGTAAAAAGAGCAATTATAACGAGAATGACTCCGCTTATCAGTCTGGTTGTAAACATGGCGTTTCCTCCCTCCGAATCACTTCACTCCCCCAAATCTTCGTTCCCTACTATTGTACGCTGCAATTGCCTTTTTCATCTCTTCCATATTAAAATCAGGCCAAAAGCAATCCGTGACATAGAGTTCCGTATAGGCCAGCTGCCACAGCAGGTAGTTGGAAAGCCGCAGCTCCCCGCTGGTGCGTATGAGAAGGTCCGGGTCCGGAATTCCCTCTGTGTCCAGATAAGAAGAAAAAACTTCTTCCGTCATATTCTCCGGCAAAAGCTTACCTTCCGCCGAATCCTTCATGATCTCCCTGACAGCCCGGACAATTTCATCACGGCCGCCGTAATTGACCGCAATGATAAAGGTAAGGCCTGTATTGCCTTTCGTCTCTTCCACCAGTTTACCGATTCCCTCTACAATATCCTGGTCAAACCGTTTCCTGTCACCGATCATCTTTACACGCACATTATTGGCCTTGGCGACTTTTAAAAGCCTGACCATATAATAGCGGAACAGCTGCATTAAGGCTCCCACTTCATCTGAAGTGCGTTTCCAGTTTTCCGTTGAAAAACCGTAAACCGTCAGATACTTAATTCCAAGCCTTGCTGCGTCCTCCACCGTTCTTTCTACAGTCACGCATCCTTCTTTGTGGCCCACGCTTCTTGGAAGCCCCCGTTTTTTTGCCCATCTGCCATTGCCATCCAATATAATTGCCACATGCTCCGGAATCACCATGTTCCCGTTCATTTTATCCATATAATGCCGCTCCTTTTAAAACAGAATAAAGAGTCTGCAAAGCAGACTCTTGCGCCGGAGCGCGGTTGCTTTAGCAACCATACTTCCTTAGCGCGGAGTGCGCCTCCTAGCGGAGCGCTGTTTTATATATCAGGGAATTCCAACAGAATTTCCTGATATATAAAACAGGACAGGCAAAATGCCTGCCCCTGTTCAACATTTTTATACAGTAAGAAGATCCTTTGACTTTTCTTCAATCATTTTGTCTACCTGGGCGATCATCTTGTCTGTCAGCTTCTGAATTTTATCTTCAGCCTCTGCCTGTTCATCTTCTGAAATTTCATCTGCCTTTAACTGCTTTTTAAACAAGTCATTGGCATCCCGGCGGATGTTACGGATAGCAATCTTTGCTGCCTCTCCCTTTTTCTTTACATCCTTTACCAGATCTTTTCTGCGTTCCTCAGTGAGTTCCGGAAATACAAGACGGATTACATTGCCGTCATTAGTCGGGTTAATTCCAAGTTCAGAGGTGAGAATTGCTTTTTCAATTGCCTTTAACAGGCTCTTCTCCCATGGCTGGATCACGATCATCCGGGCTTCCGGAATGGAAATATTGCCGACCTGCTGGATGGGGGTTGGCGTTCCATAATAATCCACTTTTATTTTATCCAGTACATGGGGGTTGGCACGTCCTGCGCGGATTGTCATGTATTCATTCTCCAGCGCTTTTAATGTCTTGTTCATCTTGTCTTCGTAAACCTGTAAACTCTCCTGCATATCGTCCTCCTGGTTTATGCGGTCACTATGGTACCGTTTATTTTTCCTTGCATTGCATTGGCAATGCTATCTTTTTCATTTAAGCTGAATACAGCAAGGGGCATCTTATTTTCCATACACATGATGGAAGCTGTTAAATCAATGACACCAAGCTGCTTTTCAATGACCTCCTGAATGGAGATCTTATCATATTTAACAGCATTGGGATTTGTCTTCGGATCGCTGTCATATACGCCGTCAATGGCCTTTGCCAGTAAAATGCAATCCGCATCCATTTCAATGGCGCGAAGCGCAATGCCTGTATCGGTTGAAAAATAAGGATGACCTGTTCCTCCGGCAAAAAATACAACTTTGCCTTCTGCAAAATACATGTTAGCCCTGTCCTTAGAAAAAAGCTCTGTCATGGAACCACATTCAAACGGGGTCAGTATCTGAGTACCCATCCCGGCATTACGAAAAATCTCGGAAACATAAATGCAATTCATTATTGTAGCAAGTATGCCGATCTGATCCGCCTTTGGACGGTCAATGGCATCGCTGGTTCTGCCTCTCCAGAAGTTACCTCCGCCAATAACAATGCCAACTTCGACACCTGCCTCCACGGATATTTTAACCTGCCGTGCAACCTCTTTAACAGTAGCTTCGTCAAAGCCCGTCTTATTCGCACCAGCAAGAGCTTCGCCACTGAGTTTTAATAATACACGTCTTGGATTCATAGCCTTAACTCTCCTGTACTTTTGTATTGTCTTAGGAGATTATAGCATACTTTCGGATGGTTGGAAAGAGGAAGTTTGCAGGCAGGGAGCAAAGACCGGATAAAAACAAAACACCCGGGAATTATTTCCCGGGTGTTTTTTAAATTCAGACAATCTTTACTGCTCCATGGTAGCATACTGGAAGAACCAGTATCCATATGGAGAATACCATGTGCCTTTTAACTTGGGATCCTGTAACCACGGCTGGCTGTAGTAAGCAACCGGAGCGATAGCGGAATCCTCTAAAATCATGTTCTCTGCTTCGTGCAGCAATGCATAGTGCTTTGCAACATCAGAAGTGGAGTTTGCTTCATCAAGCTTCTTATCAACTTCAGGGTTGTTGTACTTACCATCGTTATTACCGCTGGTGGACTTAAATAAGTTCAGCATATTGGATGGGTCGTCATAATCTAATAACCAGCCGTTACGTGCGATCTGGAAATCTCCTGCACGGCGGGTAGGTGTAAAGGTAGACCATTCAACGATCTTAATGTCCATATTAACTCCCAGCGCTTCCTTCCAGCAGCTCTGTAAATACTCAGCTAATGGTTTATGGAACAGCTGGTCATTGGTCATGTATTCAATGGTAGGGAATCCCTGACCATCCGGATAGCCTGCTTTTGCAAGAAGTTCTTTTGCCTTGGCAACATCAGCTTCATGATCGGCAACATTAAAGAAATCGCCGCTATTATTCTTACGGGTCACCTCTTCAAAGGAAGAACCATTTTCTGCATCAGAGATGCCAGGTCCAACGAAATTCGTTGCCGGGGCATAAATTCCCTGCATAACAGTATTGGCAACATAGTCACGGTCAATTGCAAGGCTAAGTGCCTTACGTACATCCGGGTTATTAAACGGTTCCTTCTGGGTCTGGAAGCTTATATAATATGTCCCCATGGTGGATCCGATCTGGAAATCCTCGGTCTCTCTAAGACTTGGGATTTCTTCCGTAGGAAGGGTCTTGATCATGGAAACTTCTCCAGCCTGATATGCGCTGTAAGTCGCATT
The nucleotide sequence above comes from Lacrimispora sp. BS-2. Encoded proteins:
- the pyrH gene encoding UMP kinase — encoded protein: MNPRRVLLKLSGEALAGANKTGFDEATVKEVARQVKISVEAGVEVGIVIGGGNFWRGRTSDAIDRPKADQIGILATIMNCIYVSEIFRNAGMGTQILTPFECGSMTELFSKDRANMYFAEGKVVFFAGGTGHPYFSTDTGIALRAIEMDADCILLAKAIDGVYDSDPKTNPNAVKYDKISIQEVIEKQLGVIDLTASIMCMENKMPLAVFSLNEKDSIANAMQGKINGTIVTA
- a CDS encoding peptide ABC transporter substrate-binding protein → MKKMSLVLAAVMASGMILSACGGNNTAGTKAGSDTNTTAAAGGETTAPANGTSTALDLAVQVGPNPETIDPALNSAADGANIIVHAFEPLMIVDPENKIVGGQAESFDVSEDGLTYTFHLRDGLKWSDGTPLTAEDFVFSWKRLADPNTAAPYAGDMLGYVKGYEEAAAGDLDALAVSAPDDKTFVVELSVPCVYFSKLITHASMVPVQKATIEANGDQWTLKPEAYVSNGPLKMVEWVPGSHITFGKNENYWNAEKVTLNTLKFVLMEDGNATYSAYQAGEVSMIKTLPTEEIPSLRETEDFQIGSTMGTYYISFQTQKEPFNNPDVRKALSLAIDRDYVANTVMQGIYAPATNFVGPGISDAENGSSFEEVTRKNNSGDFFNVADHEADVAKAKELLAKAGYPDGQGFPTIEYMTNDQLFHKPLAEYLQSCWKEALGVNMDIKIVEWSTFTPTRRAGDFQIARNGWLLDYDDPSNMLNLFKSTSGNNDGKYNNPEVDKKLDEANSTSDVAKHYALLHEAENMILEDSAIAPVAYYSQPWLQDPKLKGTWYSPYGYWFFQYATMEQ
- a CDS encoding isoprenyl transferase; amino-acid sequence: MDKMNGNMVIPEHVAIILDGNGRWAKKRGLPRSVGHKEGCVTVERTVEDAARLGIKYLTVYGFSTENWKRTSDEVGALMQLFRYYMVRLLKVAKANNVRVKMIGDRKRFDQDIVEGIGKLVEETKGNTGLTFIIAVNYGGRDEIVRAVREIMKDSAEGKLLPENMTEEVFSSYLDTEGIPDPDLLIRTSGELRLSNYLLWQLAYTELYVTDCFWPDFNMEEMKKAIAAYNSRERRFGGVK
- a CDS encoding phosphatidate cytidylyltransferase; amino-acid sequence: MFTTRLISGVILVIIALFTVGSGGVLLFATTIFISMIGLFELYRVMKIQKNPLGFMGYLTTLSYYGLLWFRGEQFMMLMSIAFLMILMSIYVFAFPKYQMEEVTVAFFGVFYVAVMLSYLYQVRTMADGKYLVWLVFLSSWGCDTCAYCVGMLIGKHRLAPVLSPKKSIEGAIGGVAGAALLGVLYASVFGGSMTEMRNPQAACGLACAIGAVISQIGDLAASAIKRNHQVKDYGKLIPGHGGILDRFDSMLFTAPAIYFAVTFLR
- the frr gene encoding ribosome recycling factor, which encodes MQESLQVYEDKMNKTLKALENEYMTIRAGRANPHVLDKIKVDYYGTPTPIQQVGNISIPEARMIVIQPWEKSLLKAIEKAILTSELGINPTNDGNVIRLVFPELTEERRKDLVKDVKKKGEAAKIAIRNIRRDANDLFKKQLKADEISEDEQAEAEDKIQKLTDKMIAQVDKMIEEKSKDLLTV